A portion of the Desulfonatronum sp. SC1 genome contains these proteins:
- a CDS encoding acetoacetate decarboxylase family protein, with translation MNKGYLIPEDKLKNFMSNAAMNNQYGIVLYATPDPQRARELLPHPLELHDASNPLAYAYIVNIRDPTFAPWYMEGGIGILARYGQHTGIYFLGLMLSGPGAMMGVFSGRETAGLPKKLCERIVVQRTGDEGHCFIERNGVRLLDVRVAIGAYNDPSFHQQPEGCSPDKPVITGGGCLQHMLQMGTSELVNLKMLYYSSPSRYYSWEPATADCKLASSLDDRWGELPIKKILGAGWMVSDNWVDGLTPIYDYPKEEIPSAMSRLLPGRYDRCTFEHPHQCYE, from the coding sequence ATGAACAAAGGCTACCTGATTCCCGAGGATAAACTCAAGAATTTCATGAGCAACGCCGCAATGAACAACCAGTACGGCATCGTGCTGTACGCGACACCCGACCCCCAAAGGGCCCGCGAGCTGCTGCCCCACCCGCTGGAGCTGCACGACGCCTCGAATCCTTTGGCCTACGCCTACATCGTCAATATCAGGGATCCCACGTTCGCTCCGTGGTACATGGAAGGCGGCATCGGCATTCTGGCCCGCTACGGCCAGCATACCGGGATCTATTTTCTCGGCCTGATGCTCAGTGGTCCTGGGGCAATGATGGGCGTGTTTTCCGGCCGGGAAACAGCCGGACTGCCCAAAAAACTCTGCGAGCGCATCGTTGTCCAACGCACGGGCGACGAAGGACATTGCTTCATCGAGCGCAACGGAGTGCGCCTGCTTGACGTGCGGGTTGCCATCGGCGCGTACAACGATCCCTCTTTCCATCAGCAGCCCGAAGGATGCTCACCGGACAAGCCCGTCATAACAGGAGGCGGATGCCTGCAGCACATGCTCCAGATGGGAACGTCTGAACTCGTGAACCTGAAGATGCTCTATTACAGCAGTCCGTCCCGGTATTACTCCTGGGAACCGGCCACGGCCGACTGCAAACTGGCCTCTTCCCTGGATGACCGCTGGGGCGAACTGCCGATCAAAAAAATTCTCGGCGCGGGATGGATGGTCAGCGACAACTGGGTCGACGGACTTACCCCCATCTACGACTATCCCAAGGAGGAAATCCCTTCGGCCATGAGCCGACTGCTTCCGGGCCGTTACGACCGCTGCACCTTTGAGCATCCGCACCAGTGCTACGAATAG